The DNA sequence TATTGCCCGTTGAGCTTCTTCAACAGCTGTGTCGAAACCAAAAGTTTTGTCCATCAGCAAAATATCATTGTCTATGGTTTTCGGCACACCAACTACAGCCACTCTTAACTGTCTTTTACGGCACTAACAGCAAAATAGGAACCAAAAAACAATTAGACCTTATAAAAATTAAGGCAAATGAAAGAACCAAGCATTCACAACTTGCAAAGACTATATGATTGTCACAAATGAGACTCTCTATGAAAATCCTCCCAGAATATATGTCCAGTACATCATTTCCCAGCCTCTACCAGTATTGCCTGACACATTTTAATAGTAATAAACAGACAGACTATCCCAAACTATAGCACAGAGCACTCATTCCTTCCCAAAAGTTTTCCTTATTATTTTCTTCGGTCATTGTCATGTAAGAGACATTGTACTCAAACTTGAAAGAAGAATATCTTACACGAGTCCTATGAGGGCAATGTTAGGaaattcttttttaataatgaataaataccAGATTCTAAGCTTACCAACCTCATTGTGTATTGCATCGGCTCCAGCATGTGTGCCGTTTCCGCCCAAAATAAAAACCATGTTGATCCCTCTTTCCTGATATCAACACGCAAATACATATATCATAACACTGAATTATAGGGGAATCATGATGGTTCAATATTACCAATTTCTTAAAAAAGAAGCTTTTCAAGTAATCACCTCCAAACTGTCCACAATGTCACTAACGCTGGGACCTCCACGTGAAACTCCTAACAAGCTTCCACCAGAAAGATGAACATTTTGAACCACTTTCCTAGATAGCTGATAATCAATTCCAGTTTCAACATATTAGTCtacaacataaatgcattttCGAAATATAGGAAACATATATTTATCTTAGAAGCATAGAAAGGATGCAAGAGAATTGTTGATTGAATGATTCATATTAGACAGCTACTTGCAAGGACAAAAGCAAGAACTTACTGGCAGTTCAGCTAATTCATTTTCAGAAAATCCGCGGTAACCATAAGGAATCCCCACAATCTGTTTGACACCGTATATTTCAAGTGTAATGACGATCTGCAGAACGTATATGTTTGATGTCAAATACAGCAGAAGAAAGTATGAAGGTTTGGAGCTGAAAAGGAAAACAATCAGGGAAGAAAGATGCTAAGCCCCAATCATGTAGTTGGTAAGTAACTCCTCAATGTAATTAAACTTTTTGCCTTACCAGTGTAGTGTAAAGCTTAAGATCACAAATACTTGACCGACCAAAAACATCAATACTAAAAGAATGAAATGTTCAAGTCtacaatgtattaaaaaaaaacccacaaatACTCAGATTGGGAGGTCTGCCTGTCGGCAGGTTTGGTGAATGACAATACAGTATTTTTGTAAGGCTTTACGCTTGGACTGCTACATCTATActtttctcctctctcttttcatttttctctacATACTTTTCTGATCATTTTCTCCGTGTAATTTTTCTGCAATACAGCAATCCTAAATCTTCTTATTTTCTCTAAAGTTCTTACTACCAAAATTTATACCATCTGCTAAACTCACCATACTCATACACAGAAACGCCCACGCCCATTGTTTGTCCTATACTCCTATAACAGAATGTGAAAATGGCATATGTTGTTATATCAGAACTTTAAATTACAGTTTCTACTACTACATCATGAATTATTGAAATACTAATTCCATCAAATAGAACTTTCAAGGCCAAGGCTGATAAAAGCCACAAGAAaactataaaaatttaaaattttggtgtaATGATAATGACCTGTCTGATGACGTCATTAAGACCAGGGCAGAGCCCTCCGCATGTTACAATTGCTGCTTTCACTTCTtctggtttaaaatatattttttcccgAGGCCCAGCACGATGAACCCTGGAAATTTTCAATATCATATTCAGCACAAATTGcagttttcaaaattgaaaagctAGTGTCACCTATGCTAAGCAAGCTAAAGTACGCATGTACCAAAAGATCAATCAAAAGTTAATATAATATGAATACATTCAAGTTGCAATTATTTGAAGACCTGTCATTAGCCTAAATGTAGAAAACTTTGAAAAATATGTATGGAAGCTTGTGTGCTCCTTTCTGAATTTACATAGAGTAAAAATGATGACCATCAGccgatgaaagaaaaagaagctaCTACACTCGATTAACTCATAAATAAAAAACGTGGTAattcgaaggaaaaaaaaaaaaaaaaaaacatctatTGCCTTAAAATCCCTACAAGTACAAAGAGAACATGAATGAGGAAACCGCCATTCCAATGGCTCACCATTAAGCATCCTTTTCAGCTTTCACCCTGCAACAGGACTACAAATCCCTATCAAAACCGAAACTATTAGAACCATTGACCTAGCGGTCCCCCATCCACAACCAGAACTCACAGAATCGCTctgttttttacttctcactggAAAACATCCAAGGCACAAAACATAACCGATctaaaaatctgtatcattaaaCCGATCTTCAACTTATTGCCGCTCAGAACTTCATCCACAAACAACGAAAGTAAGTTGAGAGAAATATTTACCATTGCTCCACCCAAGTACAATTAGGATCAATGCATTCAGCACCAGCAGACGTATGCGACGAGTAGTATATGGTCTGCACATATTAAAGACATAAAAAACACACACGCAAACAGTAGTCTTTAGTGATTCTCGCATGAGAGTCATATAAACCATTACCATTCAATTGGTTCAACCCAAAAGTaacgaaaattgaaaaaacGAAAAGGGTACTCTCCTAATAGATTGAAGGTGCAAATACATAAGTTTCTCACAAGTTCTCTCATACTATATAGTGCTCTATAGTGATTCAAAAAGATTCAGATGGCAAATtatttttacaacatttgaaagATAATTGCTTTATTTACCTTAAGGAGTACCCGGTCATTGTTATTTATGTAGCCGTGCCACTCTTCGTCCGACGGGTACCCACCTGCAAAGTCTTCAATCACCGGAGTCCTGCAACACAATATCTGAGGCCCTCCCAactcaaattcaaaaataaattcaaacaaTAAAAGAAGAATAAAGTGACCTCATTTGTAAGCAGAAGGTGGAAGGAATGGGAACGGCGTCAGGGAAGACATCAGTGATGTGAGGGATGTTAAACCGCTTCTCGAAATCCTTCTGGAACTTGGATTTCCAGTCGGGATCACTGAAATCGATCTGCTGCCGGCCATGGCTCTTGCTCTGAGCGAAGACGCGGCTGCTGTTCTTGGCGACTCCACTGGAAGTAGTCAGTAGTCTCAGAGACGGCGGAGAGAATCCGTGAGAAGCGCGGCGGTGGGGGCCGAGTCCCGGCGGGGCGATCGCGTGCGAGAGAGTGGCCATAATACTTAAGATTTCTTCAAGTTTGTATTGATCAATGGGAGAGTTGGAAGAATTgcagaaagagaggagagagagtaaataaataattaaggaGGGAAAATAGAAAGCAACGACGGAGGGCCGTACGAGCTGACTTATTAGCAGGCTGCAGGAGGTTTTGAAGTCCAAGCTGTCAAagcctttctctttcttttttggcgttctctgcttttcggCGTTTTCAACGTTTGCGAAAGCCggcttttttgttttctttatttattttttgcttttctaGGAATTACACATATTATTTCATAAAATTCTAGGTTTTTGTTCTTTCGTTTGAGATTTGTTAAATTTGAttcaccaaaagaaaaaaaaaaaaaaaaaaaaaaaaaaaaacactttaaattaaGGGAATACTATCCAAAAGCACATGAAAAACTTTCATTTAACCATAAGgacaaataatttcaaaaatgccAGGTTACCCTTGACAGAAAAAGGCAAACTTCTAACATTCAGCAAAGTTCACATGAAAGCAAATACAAGAAATGACAAAGTTACGAGCTCTAGGAGACAAACCATGCAgcaaattcacatgcaaaaagaGACAAGCAAGTTCACATGCAAAGCAAAAAATCAGACCATGTTTCAAAAACAATGCTGACAATTCCAGCAACAGTAGAAGCAAAGTGATAAATGACAAGTACCAAGGAGATGTCCGCaccatttatttataaagaatttTAATACCGTTGTATCCTCATTCACTATATATAAGTGGAGTTCCATTCCTAGCATCCTTGTAAACACTTCCTTGTAAACACTTTCTTGTAAACAATTATCTTTGTAAACATTCTAAATATCAATAAAAGTTCA is a window from the Pyrus communis chromosome 16, drPyrComm1.1, whole genome shotgun sequence genome containing:
- the LOC137720896 gene encoding ATP-dependent 6-phosphofructokinase 5, chloroplastic-like, which gives rise to MATLSHAIAPPGLGPHRRASHGFSPPSLRLLTTSSGVAKNSSRVFAQSKSHGRQQIDFSDPDWKSKFQKDFEKRFNIPHITDVFPDAVPIPSTFCLQMRTPVIEDFAGGYPSDEEWHGYINNNDRVLLKTIYYSSHTSAGAECIDPNCTWVEQWVHRAGPREKIYFKPEEVKAAIVTCGGLCPGLNDVIRQIVITLEIYGVKQIVGIPYGYRGFSENELAELPLSRKVVQNVHLSGGSLLGVSRGGPSVSDIVDSLEERGINMVFILGGNGTHAGADAIHNECRKRQLRVAVVGVPKTIDNDILLMDKTFGFDTAVEEAQRAINSAYIEAHSAYHGVGIVKLMGRSSGFIAMHASLASGQIDICLIPEVPFQIHGPHGILHHLKYLIQTKGSAVVCVAEGAGQNLLEKTNATDASGNMVFGDIGVHIQQETKKYFKEAGVPVDVKYIDPTYMIRACRANASDGILCAVLGQNAVHGAFAGYSGITVGTCNTHYVYLPIPEVISHPRLVDPNSRMWHRCLTSTGQPDFI